A stretch of Bradyrhizobium sp. AZCC 2262 DNA encodes these proteins:
- a CDS encoding peptidoglycan-binding domain-containing protein, with translation MRALILTLSILAIIDSAHFAKAGLSSTPRETLAPADTAEATQETEEQIGLTKAKRRDVQRRLTRLGFDTKVNGKFDESTRAAIARWQEEYGYSSTGFLNAAQHKVLTDAAKLAGKSDRQDRRRAGGHARYSRGVGGPIGAIGGAVRGVGRGVGSAVGGLFRR, from the coding sequence GTGCGCGCCTTGATCCTGACATTGTCCATCCTGGCGATCATCGACAGCGCGCACTTTGCCAAGGCCGGTCTGAGCAGCACGCCCCGCGAAACGTTGGCACCCGCCGATACGGCCGAAGCGACCCAGGAGACCGAGGAACAGATCGGCCTCACCAAGGCAAAGCGTCGTGACGTGCAACGTCGGCTAACCAGGCTCGGGTTTGACACCAAGGTCAATGGGAAGTTCGATGAATCGACTCGCGCGGCCATTGCGCGCTGGCAGGAGGAGTACGGTTATTCTTCGACCGGCTTCCTCAACGCCGCCCAGCACAAGGTGCTGACGGACGCCGCGAAGCTGGCTGGCAAATCTGACCGTCAGGACCGTCGTCGCGCAGGAGGCCATGCTCGCTATTCGCGTGGTGTCGGCGGTCCAATCGGCGCGATCGGCGGCGCGGTACGCGGCGTAGGGAGGGGTGTGGGGAGCGCGGTGGGCGGACTATTCCGCAGGTGA
- a CDS encoding DUF4145 domain-containing protein has protein sequence MLDYFIRNTNPLKQVLDGTTDDAGYWCYRSAICPGCRGWTIEFCVARNKEPVTSWRQIFPIGASRGPVSSEVPKPIAADYIEACNVLPISAKASAALSRRCLQNMLHAANYRDRDLAREIDLLLNEPDPRKALPHQLRETVDAIRNFGNFSAHPIDDKTTLQVIDVEPHEAEWCLEVIEDLFEHFYVGPAMAAAKKAALDAKLAAGGKPPSKK, from the coding sequence GTGCTGGATTATTTCATCCGAAACACCAACCCTCTTAAGCAGGTGCTCGACGGCACCACCGACGACGCCGGTTATTGGTGCTATCGATCGGCGATCTGTCCTGGATGTAGGGGCTGGACGATCGAATTTTGCGTCGCAAGAAACAAGGAGCCTGTCACTAGTTGGCGGCAGATATTTCCCATTGGCGCATCTCGCGGCCCTGTTTCTAGCGAAGTGCCAAAGCCAATAGCTGCCGACTATATCGAAGCGTGTAACGTTCTGCCGATAAGCGCTAAGGCTTCTGCTGCTTTGTCGCGACGTTGTTTGCAGAATATGCTGCATGCTGCCAACTACCGCGACCGAGATCTCGCTCGTGAGATCGATCTGTTGCTAAACGAGCCAGATCCTCGGAAAGCGCTTCCGCACCAGCTGCGTGAGACCGTTGACGCCATCCGCAACTTCGGCAATTTCTCTGCTCATCCGATCGACGACAAGACAACGCTCCAGGTCATTGATGTCGAGCCTCATGAAGCCGAGTGGTGCCTTGAAGTGATCGAAGACTTGTTCGAGCACTTCTATGTCGGTCCAGCGATGGCCGCGGCCAAGAAGGCTGCGCTTGACGCGAAGTTGGCGGCCGGCGGGAAGCCGCCATCAAAGAAGTAG
- a CDS encoding porin has product MKMVKSLILGSAAGLVAMSGAQAADLPVKAKAVEYVRICSLYGAGFFYIPGTDTCIKLGGYLRVDTTFNGGVYGQPFYNGDAGQGNRFRDYFNSRSRLAITVDTRTATEYGVVRTFGQGDFQFQNFGSSNPSLAVGSQAGLNNALLSTAGGGYVAVEMVFIQFAGFTFGKSASAYATPWNGYPGNNNSFLMGGADYVTGVNNIQYTAQFGNGVSGTIGLDDPTVFNRTAVLNLGVAATVAGFATGSSQATAAGANAYGGTHAPDIVGNIRVDQAWGLFQISGMAHLVNASYNILGAGGVPTALSEIGGHPEDKWGGAVMAALQIKNIPTGAGDDFKIDVSYSKGDTKAVISTSGGSPSFAMFGSTGRLGAYQSIGFGQTADAVFLPGFLTGGATGDLKLVDAWGVRGAFNHNWDPYWSSSLWGSYASVRYGGSSTDILTAKGQFCASFNFSKAVSADYSCNPDYNIAQVGVVTRWTPVKNLTFSAEVGAFFLDQKFTGAATLAPAAPKPTTVYEFKDQSTVFLNVRVQRNF; this is encoded by the coding sequence ATGAAGATGGTTAAGAGCCTTATTCTCGGCTCAGCGGCGGGTCTCGTCGCCATGAGCGGAGCGCAGGCTGCCGATCTTCCCGTCAAGGCCAAAGCGGTCGAGTACGTGAGGATCTGCTCCCTGTATGGCGCGGGTTTCTTCTATATCCCGGGCACCGACACCTGCATCAAGCTGGGTGGTTATCTGCGCGTCGACACCACGTTCAACGGCGGCGTCTACGGCCAGCCGTTCTATAACGGCGACGCCGGCCAGGGCAACCGTTTCCGCGACTACTTCAACTCCCGTTCTCGTTTGGCGATCACGGTTGATACCCGTACCGCCACCGAATACGGCGTGGTCCGCACCTTCGGTCAGGGCGACTTCCAGTTCCAGAACTTCGGAAGCTCCAACCCCTCGCTCGCGGTCGGATCGCAGGCTGGCCTGAACAACGCGCTGCTCTCCACCGCTGGCGGCGGCTATGTCGCGGTTGAAATGGTGTTCATCCAGTTCGCTGGTTTCACCTTCGGTAAGTCGGCTTCGGCCTACGCGACGCCCTGGAACGGCTATCCGGGCAACAACAACTCGTTCTTGATGGGCGGTGCCGACTACGTCACCGGCGTCAACAACATCCAGTACACCGCGCAGTTCGGCAACGGCGTGTCGGGCACCATCGGCCTCGATGATCCGACCGTGTTCAACCGCACCGCCGTGCTAAACTTGGGCGTGGCCGCCACAGTCGCAGGGTTTGCGACGGGTTCTAGCCAAGCCACGGCCGCTGGTGCCAACGCTTACGGCGGCACGCATGCTCCCGACATCGTCGGCAACATCCGCGTCGACCAGGCTTGGGGTCTGTTTCAGATTTCAGGTATGGCGCACCTCGTGAACGCGTCCTACAACATCCTCGGCGCTGGCGGCGTTCCGACGGCGCTGTCGGAAATCGGCGGTCATCCCGAGGACAAGTGGGGTGGCGCGGTGATGGCTGCGTTGCAGATCAAGAACATCCCGACCGGTGCGGGCGACGACTTCAAGATCGACGTCTCGTACTCCAAGGGTGATACCAAGGCCGTGATCTCCACGAGCGGTGGCTCGCCGAGCTTCGCGATGTTCGGTAGCACGGGCCGTCTGGGTGCGTATCAGAGCATTGGCTTTGGCCAAACGGCTGATGCGGTTTTCCTGCCCGGGTTTCTTACCGGCGGTGCTACCGGCGACCTCAAGCTAGTGGATGCATGGGGTGTCCGTGGTGCGTTCAACCACAATTGGGATCCCTACTGGTCGTCCAGCCTCTGGGGTAGCTACGCCTCGGTGCGCTATGGTGGCAGTTCAACCGACATCCTCACCGCCAAGGGTCAGTTCTGCGCGAGCTTCAACTTCAGCAAGGCCGTGTCTGCAGACTATAGCTGCAACCCGGACTACAACATTGCCCAGGTTGGTGTGGTCACCCGCTGGACTCCCGTCAAGAACCTGACGTTCTCGGCTGAAGTCGGCGCGTTCTTCCTCGACCAGAAGTTCACTGGTGCGGCCACCTTGGCTCCGGCGGCTCCGAAGCCGACCACCGTGTACGAGTTCAAGGACCAGAGCACCGTGTTCCTGAACGTTCGCGTTCAGCGCAACTTCTGA
- a CDS encoding MBL fold metallo-hydrolase, with translation MNAQPAQQIPGIYHRKIGDIIVTAVSDGYLDGTLDVMRNVDIEKARQILNDAFRPARRTSVNTFLIRSKGRIAIVDTGSGNYLQPTAGFVQRSLAAAGIDPKSIDTVLLTHMHPDHSAGLTDMSNGQLLFPNAELVMHENELAHWFDDGAMAKVDERSAQLYFLAGREQVAPYKNRTRLFREGEVFPGVTAVPSLGHTPGHTAYLIASGNDQLMIWGDTVHVPEVQTAFPEAGMAFDTDLAAAAAARKRMFDRVATDGILIAGMHLHFPAFSRLARRGDAYALFPEAWVHAL, from the coding sequence ATGAATGCGCAACCGGCCCAGCAGATTCCCGGCATCTATCATCGCAAGATCGGCGACATCATCGTCACCGCTGTCAGCGACGGCTATCTCGATGGCACTCTCGATGTGATGCGCAATGTCGATATCGAAAAGGCGCGGCAAATCCTCAACGATGCGTTCCGGCCGGCGCGGCGAACCAGCGTCAACACCTTCCTGATCCGCTCAAAGGGGCGCATCGCAATCGTCGACACCGGGTCGGGCAACTATTTGCAGCCCACAGCCGGTTTTGTTCAACGCAGCCTCGCCGCCGCCGGGATCGATCCAAAATCGATCGATACGGTGTTGCTGACCCACATGCACCCGGATCATTCCGCCGGACTGACCGACATGTCGAATGGGCAGCTCCTGTTTCCGAACGCGGAACTGGTGATGCACGAGAACGAGCTGGCGCACTGGTTCGACGACGGCGCGATGGCCAAGGTCGACGAGCGATCGGCACAACTCTATTTTCTGGCCGGTCGTGAGCAGGTCGCGCCCTACAAGAACCGGACGCGATTGTTCAGGGAGGGTGAGGTGTTTCCCGGCGTGACCGCCGTGCCGAGCCTCGGGCATACGCCGGGCCACACCGCGTATCTGATCGCATCGGGCAATGATCAGTTGATGATTTGGGGCGACACGGTGCACGTGCCGGAAGTGCAGACCGCGTTTCCCGAGGCCGGCATGGCCTTCGATACCGATCTCGCCGCAGCCGCCGCCGCGCGAAAGCGCATGTTCGACCGCGTCGCCACCGACGGCATTCTCATTGCCGGGATGCACCTGCACTTCCCGGCGTTCTCGCGGCTGGCCCGGCGCGGCGACGCCTACGCGCTGTTTCCCGAGGCCTGGGTTCACGCGCTGTGA
- the gatB gene encoding Asp-tRNA(Asn)/Glu-tRNA(Gln) amidotransferase subunit GatB, with amino-acid sequence MNVSVKLGKLIKGQTGDWEVVIGMEVHAQVTSKSKLFSGASTEFGGEPNTHVSLVDAAMPGMLPVINEECVRQAVTTGLGLNAKINLRSVFDRKNYFYPDSPQGYQISQYKSPIVGEGEVVVELDGGRSATIGIERLHLEQDAGKLLHDQSPTMSYVDLNRCGVALMEIVSKPDIRDAEQAKAYVTKLRSILRYLGTCDGDMEKGSLRADVNVSVRKPGGPLGTRCEIKNMNSITFIGQAIEYEARRQIEIIEDGGTIDQETRLFDPNKGETRSMRSKEEAHDYRYFPDPDLLPLEFTQSYVDELRSKLPELPDQKKARFIESLGLSPYDAGVLVAERESAVFYETVLAGLADKARDGKLAANWVINELFGRLNKEGREIAGSPVSAAQLAAIIGLIGEGTISGKIAKDLFEIVWTEGGDPRELVESRGMKQVTDLGAIEKVVDDIIAANPDKVAQAKAKPQLAGWFVGQVMKQSGGKANPQAVNDLLKAKLGI; translated from the coding sequence ATGAACGTGTCAGTCAAACTTGGAAAACTGATCAAGGGCCAGACCGGCGACTGGGAAGTCGTGATCGGGATGGAGGTCCACGCCCAGGTCACCTCGAAGTCAAAACTGTTTTCCGGCGCCTCGACCGAGTTCGGTGGCGAGCCCAACACCCATGTCTCGCTGGTCGATGCGGCGATGCCGGGCATGCTGCCTGTCATTAACGAGGAATGCGTCAGACAGGCTGTCACGACCGGTCTAGGCCTCAATGCCAAGATCAACCTGCGCTCGGTGTTCGACCGCAAGAACTATTTCTATCCGGACTCGCCGCAGGGCTACCAGATCAGCCAGTACAAGTCGCCGATCGTGGGCGAGGGCGAGGTTGTGGTCGAACTCGATGGCGGCCGGAGCGCCACTATCGGCATCGAGCGGCTGCATCTGGAACAGGATGCCGGCAAGTTGCTGCACGACCAGTCGCCGACCATGTCCTATGTCGATCTCAACCGTTGCGGCGTGGCGTTGATGGAGATCGTCTCCAAGCCTGATATCCGCGATGCCGAGCAGGCCAAGGCTTACGTGACCAAGCTGCGTTCGATCCTGCGCTATCTCGGCACCTGCGATGGCGACATGGAGAAGGGTAGCCTGCGCGCCGATGTGAACGTTTCCGTGCGCAAGCCGGGCGGTCCGCTCGGCACCCGCTGCGAAATCAAGAACATGAACTCGATCACCTTCATCGGGCAGGCGATCGAGTACGAGGCGCGGCGCCAGATCGAGATCATTGAGGATGGCGGCACGATCGACCAGGAGACGCGGCTGTTCGACCCGAACAAGGGCGAGACGCGCTCGATGCGCTCCAAGGAAGAAGCGCATGACTATCGCTATTTCCCGGATCCGGATCTGCTGCCGCTCGAATTCACGCAAAGCTATGTCGACGAGCTCAGGTCGAAGCTGCCGGAACTGCCGGACCAGAAGAAGGCGCGCTTCATCGAGAGCCTTGGCCTGTCGCCCTACGATGCCGGCGTGCTGGTGGCCGAGCGCGAGAGCGCGGTGTTCTACGAAACCGTGCTCGCGGGCCTTGCCGACAAGGCGCGCGACGGCAAGCTCGCGGCCAACTGGGTGATCAACGAGCTGTTCGGGCGTCTCAACAAGGAAGGCCGCGAGATCGCGGGCTCGCCGGTGTCGGCGGCGCAGCTGGCGGCGATCATAGGTCTGATCGGCGAGGGCACTATCTCCGGCAAGATCGCAAAGGACCTGTTCGAGATCGTCTGGACGGAAGGCGGCGACCCGCGCGAGCTGGTCGAAAGCCGCGGCATGAAGCAGGTCACGGATTTGGGCGCGATCGAAAAGGTCGTCGACGACATCATCGCGGCAAATCCGGACAAGGTCGCGCAGGCAAAAGCCAAACCGCAACTCGCCGGCTGGTTCGTCGGCCAGGTGATGAAGCAATCCGGCGGCAAGGCCAATCCGCAGGCGGTCAACGATCTGCTGAAGGCGAAGCTCGGCATCTGA
- the gatA gene encoding Asp-tRNA(Asn)/Glu-tRNA(Gln) amidotransferase subunit GatA translates to MTDLTSMTIAEAKAGLANKSFTSLELTDAHLAAIEAARSLNAFILETPDHARAMARAIDARIAKGEGGPLAGIPLGIKDLFATKDVRTTACSKILGNFVPPYESTVTSQLWRDGAVMLGKLNNDEFAMGSSNETSRFGPVVNPWRREGSNTSLVPGGSSGGSASAVAAQLCMGATATDTGGSIRQPAAFTATVGVKPTYGRCSRWGIVAFASSLDQAGPIARTVRDSAILMRSMAGHDPKDTTSVDRAVPDYEAAIGKSVKGMKIGIPKEYRLDGMPAEIEKLWSEGAAWLKAAGAELVEVSLPHTKYALPAYYIVAPAEASSNLARYDGVRYGLRVPGRSIGELYENTRAEGFGDEVRRRVMIGTYVLSAGYYDAYYLRAQKVRTLIKKDFEDCFAKGVNAILTPATPSAAFGVGEKGADPVEMYLNDIFTVTVNMAGLPGIAVPAGKDAQGLPLGLQLIGRPFDEETLFSLGEVVEQAAGRFTPPRWW, encoded by the coding sequence ATGACCGACCTGACATCGATGACGATCGCCGAGGCCAAAGCCGGCCTCGCGAACAAGTCTTTCACCTCGCTTGAACTGACGGATGCGCATCTCGCCGCAATCGAAGCGGCGCGTTCGCTCAACGCCTTCATCCTGGAAACGCCGGATCATGCGCGCGCCATGGCGCGTGCGATCGACGCCAGGATCGCCAAGGGCGAGGGCGGACCGCTGGCTGGCATTCCGCTGGGGATCAAGGACCTGTTCGCGACCAAGGACGTGCGCACCACCGCGTGCTCAAAAATCCTCGGCAATTTCGTGCCGCCTTACGAATCGACCGTGACCTCTCAGCTCTGGCGCGACGGCGCGGTGATGCTCGGCAAGCTCAACAATGACGAGTTCGCGATGGGCTCGTCGAACGAGACCTCCCGCTTCGGCCCGGTGGTCAATCCGTGGCGGCGCGAAGGTTCCAACACCTCGCTGGTGCCGGGCGGCTCGTCCGGCGGATCGGCGTCCGCTGTGGCGGCGCAGCTCTGCATGGGCGCGACCGCGACCGACACCGGCGGTTCGATCCGCCAGCCCGCCGCGTTCACCGCGACGGTGGGCGTCAAGCCGACCTACGGCCGCTGCTCGCGCTGGGGCATCGTTGCGTTCGCGTCTTCGCTCGACCAGGCCGGACCGATCGCGCGCACCGTGCGCGACAGCGCGATCCTGATGCGCTCGATGGCAGGCCACGATCCCAAGGACACCACCTCGGTCGATCGCGCGGTGCCGGACTATGAGGCCGCGATCGGAAAATCCGTCAAGGGCATGAAGATCGGCATTCCCAAGGAGTATCGCCTCGACGGCATGCCGGCGGAAATCGAAAAACTCTGGAGCGAAGGCGCGGCGTGGCTGAAGGCGGCCGGCGCCGAACTGGTCGAGGTCTCGCTGCCGCACACCAAATACGCGCTGCCGGCCTATTACATCGTGGCCCCGGCGGAAGCCTCGTCCAATCTCGCGCGCTATGACGGCGTGCGCTACGGCCTGCGCGTGCCGGGGCGCAGCATTGGGGAGTTGTATGAGAACACCCGCGCCGAGGGTTTTGGCGACGAAGTCCGCCGCCGCGTCATGATCGGCACCTATGTGCTCTCCGCCGGCTATTACGACGCCTATTACCTGCGCGCGCAAAAAGTCCGCACGCTGATCAAGAAAGATTTTGAGGATTGTTTCGCCAAGGGTGTCAACGCGATTTTGACGCCTGCGACGCCGTCGGCGGCGTTCGGCGTTGGCGAAAAGGGCGCCGATCCGGTCGAGATGTATCTCAACGACATCTTTACGGTGACGGTGAACATGGCGGGCTTGCCGGGCATCGCCGTGCCGGCCGGCAAGGACGCGCAAGGTCTGCCGCTTGGCCTGCAACTGATCGGCCGTCCGTTCGATGAGGAGACGCTGTTCTCGCTTGGCGAAGTCGTGGAACAGGCGGCCGGCCGCTTCACGCCGCCGCGCTGGTGGTGA
- a CDS encoding formylglycine-generating enzyme family protein encodes MIWIPGGTFRMGSDKHYPEEAPAHRVTVDGFWMDRHPVTNRQFREFARATKHVTVAEITPDPKDYPGMLPHMIYAGSLMFSPPNHPVSLRDFSQWWTFAKGADWRHPYGPGSNIRGLDDHPVVHVAFSDALAYAKWAGKDLPTEAEWEFAARGGLDGAEFAWGEEFTPAGRHMANTWQGEFPRQNTNADGFERTSPVSAFPPNEYGLYDMIGNVWEWTADWYSSKHQADAAKACCIPENPRGGREADSYDPRTTNVKIPRKVIKGGSHLCAPNYCRRYRPAARHAEPVDTSTSHLGFRCIRRAASDAS; translated from the coding sequence ATGATCTGGATACCCGGCGGCACTTTCCGCATGGGTTCAGACAAGCACTATCCCGAAGAAGCTCCAGCGCACCGCGTCACCGTGGATGGTTTCTGGATGGACCGCCATCCCGTGACGAACCGGCAGTTCAGGGAATTCGCGAGGGCTACCAAGCACGTCACCGTCGCCGAGATCACACCTGACCCCAAGGATTATCCGGGAATGCTCCCGCATATGATCTACGCGGGCTCGCTGATGTTCTCTCCGCCCAACCATCCGGTCAGTCTTCGGGACTTCAGCCAGTGGTGGACCTTCGCCAAGGGCGCGGACTGGCGGCATCCCTACGGACCCGGAAGTAACATCCGCGGGCTGGACGATCATCCAGTCGTGCATGTGGCTTTCAGCGATGCGCTCGCCTACGCAAAATGGGCTGGCAAGGATTTGCCAACCGAAGCCGAATGGGAATTTGCGGCGCGCGGGGGGCTCGACGGCGCCGAGTTCGCGTGGGGCGAAGAGTTCACGCCGGCTGGCCGTCACATGGCCAACACCTGGCAGGGTGAATTCCCTCGCCAGAATACCAATGCCGATGGCTTCGAGCGCACCTCGCCGGTCAGCGCATTCCCGCCGAACGAGTACGGCCTGTACGACATGATCGGTAACGTCTGGGAATGGACGGCCGACTGGTATTCGTCAAAGCATCAGGCGGATGCCGCGAAGGCCTGCTGCATCCCGGAGAACCCGCGCGGCGGCCGCGAGGCCGACAGTTACGACCCCAGAACCACCAATGTGAAAATTCCACGAAAGGTCATCAAAGGCGGCTCGCATTTGTGCGCGCCGAACTACTGCCGACGCTACCGGCCGGCAGCGCGTCATGCGGAGCCGGTTGATACTTCCACGAGTCATCTTGGCTTTCGGTGCATCAGGCGAGCAGCCTCTGATGCATCATAA
- a CDS encoding alpha/beta fold hydrolase: protein MDFNEANGVGLRCELSGGGDRTLVLVHEMGGSLESWDDVAPRFAKSRRVLRYDTRGAGLSQKVRGELTLDAMADDIAALLDKFEIAGRVALAGVAVGGAIALHFAARYKERTSAVAVGSPATGIAAERRAPALERLARIEAAGMAFAVEDSMLNGYAPELRGDIARFERFRTRWLGNDPSSYATIWRMLAAADMQDDLARLACPVLVIGGSLDRVRPPPLAEAVAKSIPGARYVEIRTGHYMSVQTPDLLSDCIEEFLKSVDA from the coding sequence ATGGATTTCAATGAGGCCAACGGCGTCGGGCTGCGCTGCGAGCTGAGCGGCGGCGGCGACCGCACGCTGGTGCTGGTTCACGAAATGGGCGGCTCGCTCGAAAGCTGGGACGACGTCGCGCCAAGGTTCGCGAAATCGCGCCGGGTCCTGCGCTATGACACCCGCGGCGCCGGATTGTCGCAGAAGGTGCGCGGCGAACTCACCCTCGATGCGATGGCCGACGACATCGCAGCTTTGCTCGACAAGTTCGAGATCGCCGGGAGGGTCGCGCTGGCGGGGGTCGCCGTCGGCGGTGCGATCGCCCTGCACTTCGCGGCCCGGTACAAGGAGCGCACCAGCGCCGTTGCAGTCGGCAGCCCGGCCACCGGCATCGCAGCGGAGCGTCGCGCGCCGGCGCTGGAGCGCCTCGCACGGATCGAGGCGGCCGGCATGGCGTTCGCAGTCGAGGATTCCATGTTGAACGGCTATGCCCCGGAGCTTCGCGGCGACATCGCCCGGTTCGAGCGCTTCCGGACGCGATGGCTCGGCAACGATCCCTCGAGCTATGCCACGATCTGGCGAATGCTGGCGGCAGCCGACATGCAGGACGACCTCGCCAGGCTGGCCTGTCCGGTCCTCGTGATCGGCGGCAGCCTGGATCGCGTGCGCCCGCCGCCCCTGGCAGAAGCCGTGGCCAAATCCATTCCCGGCGCCCGCTACGTCGAAATCCGAACCGGGCACTATATGTCGGTGCAAACCCCCGACCTGCTCTCCGATTGCATCGAAGAATTCCTGAAATCGGTCGACGCCTGA
- the gatC gene encoding Asp-tRNA(Asn)/Glu-tRNA(Gln) amidotransferase subunit GatC, which produces MSVDAATVRRIAQLARIAVTEAEVPHLQGELNAMLAFVEQLSEVNIDGVEPMTSVTPMEMKKRADVVNDGEIPDDIVRNAPETQSHFFLVPKVVE; this is translated from the coding sequence ATGTCGGTTGATGCCGCCACCGTTCGCCGCATTGCGCAACTCGCGCGAATTGCGGTCACCGAGGCCGAGGTTCCCCATCTGCAGGGCGAGCTGAACGCCATGCTGGCTTTCGTGGAGCAGCTTTCGGAAGTGAACATCGACGGCGTCGAACCGATGACTTCGGTGACCCCGATGGAAATGAAGAAGCGGGCCGACGTGGTCAATGACGGCGAGATTCCTGACGATATCGTCAGGAACGCGCCGGAAACGCAAAGTCATTTCTTTTTGGTGCCAAAGGTCGTTGAGTAA